The Babylonia areolata isolate BAREFJ2019XMU chromosome 32, ASM4173473v1, whole genome shotgun sequence genome window below encodes:
- the LOC143276397 gene encoding uncharacterized protein LOC143276397 has protein sequence MCVCVCVCVSLCVCVCVCVCVCVYVRVCLCVCLFVCVSLCVCVCVCVSVCSLSLSLSLSLPLSLSPSLLFVSQVLPDGTPFLAYDSGPGADRILVFATPEGLQLLYEQRDWFADGTFKTAPGLFIQIYSLHVLYMETTIPVVSALLPSKSRATYDRLLQALKTLKPGIAPSTLMTDYEKAAVSAFGAAFPGLKVTGCHFHLAQSIWRHIQDNGLSIDYKNDENA, from the coding sequence atgtgcgtgtgtgtttgtgtgtgtgtctctttgtgtgtgtgtgtgtgtgtgtgtgtgtgtgtgtgtgtgtatgtgcgtgtgtgtttgtgtgtgtgtctctttgtgtgtgtctctttgtgtgtgtgtgtgtgtgtgtgtgtgagtgtgtgctctctctctctctctctctctctctctctccctctctctctctctccttctcttctttttgtgtCACAGGTGCTCCCTGACGGCACCCCTTTCCTGGCGTATGACTCGGGTCCAGGGGCGGACAGAATTCTCGTTTTCGCTACACCCGAAGGTCTTCAGTTGCTGTACGAGCAGAGAGACTGGTTCGCTGACGGCACATTCAAGACAGCTCCCGGGTTGTTTATTCAAATCTACTCGCTTCATGTACTTTACATGGAAACAACCATTCCGGTTGTATCTGCCCTGCTCCCAAGCAAGTCACGTGCCACGTACGATAGACTTCTTCAAGCTTTGAAGACGCTCAAACCAGGAATTGCGCCAAGCACGTTGATGACAGACTACGAAAAAGCTGCGGTCTCAGCATTCGGTGCAGCTTTCCCTGGATTGAAGGTAACGGGTTGTCACTTCCATCTGGCGCAGAGCATCTGGCGTCACATTCAAGACAATGGACTCTCAATTGACTACAAAAACGATGAGAATGCT